In Roseomonas fluvialis, one genomic interval encodes:
- a CDS encoding ABC transporter permease, protein MAGFLLRRLAFGVLAVLVAASLAFVLAWHAPGGPAVGLLGEQAAAGQVEEVSARLGLDRPAIEVWAGWMGRLLRGDLGTSWREQAPVASLILERLPLTLTLTAAAALVAAIAGTLVGVAASASAARWPVAALAAFHAVPSYIVAQGLVLVFALGLGVLPVQGVADARDPAMGGVALGVERLRYLALPVAALALHQLCFTALLVRASVQEQMHLPHVTAAMARGRSRGGARWHHALPNATLPVATLTAARIGGLVGGALVIETAFALPGLGRLAVSAAVARDHPVVICCVVAACALVWLANLLADAIAPLLDPRLREG, encoded by the coding sequence GTGGCGGGATTCCTGCTGCGCCGGCTGGCCTTCGGCGTGCTGGCGGTGCTCGTGGCGGCCAGCCTCGCCTTCGTGCTGGCCTGGCACGCGCCCGGCGGGCCTGCGGTCGGGCTACTGGGCGAGCAGGCCGCGGCAGGGCAGGTCGAGGAAGTGTCCGCGCGGCTCGGCCTCGACCGGCCGGCGATCGAGGTCTGGGCCGGATGGATGGGCCGGCTACTGCGCGGCGACCTCGGCACCTCCTGGCGCGAACAGGCGCCTGTCGCGTCGCTGATCCTCGAGCGCCTGCCGCTGACACTGACGCTGACCGCGGCGGCGGCGTTGGTGGCGGCGATCGCCGGCACGCTGGTGGGTGTCGCGGCCTCCGCGTCCGCGGCGCGCTGGCCAGTCGCGGCGCTTGCCGCCTTCCACGCCGTGCCGAGCTACATCGTCGCGCAGGGGCTGGTGCTCGTCTTCGCGCTCGGCCTCGGGGTGCTGCCGGTGCAGGGCGTTGCCGATGCGCGGGACCCTGCCATGGGCGGCGTGGCGCTCGGTGTCGAGCGGCTGCGCTATCTCGCGCTGCCGGTCGCGGCACTCGCGCTGCACCAGCTGTGCTTCACGGCACTGCTGGTCCGCGCCTCCGTCCAGGAACAGATGCACCTGCCGCATGTGACCGCCGCCATGGCGCGCGGCCGCAGCCGTGGCGGCGCGCGCTGGCACCATGCCTTGCCCAATGCCACGCTGCCGGTCGCGACGCTGACGGCCGCGCGCATCGGCGGGCTGGTCGGCGGCGCGCTGGTGATCGAGACCGCCTTTGCACTGCCGGGGCTCGGGCGGCTCGCGGTATCGGCGGCGGTCGCACGCGACCATCCGGTGGTGATCTGCTGCGTCGTTGCCGCCTGTGCGCTCGTGTGGCTGGCGAACCTGCTGGCGGATGCGATCGCGCCGCTGCTCGACCCGCGGCTCCGGGAAGGATGA
- a CDS encoding ABC transporter permease, translating into MSRLLAALALVTLYLACLVFAPVGALPDLPRQPPLLPPSFAHPFGTDDLGRDQLAAALQGGRTSLLVAGLATGLALALGVMVGLAAGLARGVLDEVLMRGAEIVASLPTLLVAVLVAALFGGSMVALALVIGLTRWPLVARLVRIETMAVLGRTHLRAAFALGATPLHVARRHLLPHLAAPLGATAGIVFGGAILTEAALAFVGLGDPAVTSWGQMIASGFTLLGLGWWLWATPAAMIVLASSLVAAATLPGVSVARSLPVGQSP; encoded by the coding sequence ATGAGCCGGCTACTGGCCGCGCTGGCGCTGGTCACGCTCTATCTTGCCTGCCTGGTGTTCGCGCCGGTGGGCGCCCTACCGGACCTGCCGCGACAACCGCCGTTGCTACCGCCGTCCTTCGCGCATCCTTTCGGCACGGATGACCTGGGGCGCGACCAGTTGGCGGCGGCGTTGCAGGGCGGCAGAACGTCGCTTCTGGTCGCGGGGCTGGCGACCGGGCTCGCACTCGCGCTCGGCGTGATGGTGGGCCTGGCCGCAGGGCTTGCGCGCGGCGTGCTGGATGAAGTGCTGATGCGCGGCGCGGAGATCGTGGCGAGCCTGCCGACACTGCTGGTCGCGGTCCTGGTGGCCGCGCTGTTCGGCGGGTCGATGGTCGCGCTCGCGCTGGTCATCGGGCTGACGCGCTGGCCGCTGGTGGCGCGGCTGGTGCGGATCGAGACGATGGCGGTGCTTGGACGCACGCATCTGCGCGCGGCCTTCGCACTGGGGGCGACACCATTGCACGTGGCGCGGCGGCACCTGCTGCCGCATCTCGCCGCGCCGCTCGGCGCCACGGCGGGCATCGTCTTCGGCGGGGCGATCCTGACCGAGGCCGCGCTTGCCTTCGTGGGGCTCGGTGATCCGGCGGTGACCAGCTGGGGGCAGATGATCGCCTCCGGCTTCACCCTGCTCGGCCTCGGCTGGTGGCTGTGGGCGACGCCGGCGGCGATGATCGTGCTGGCGAGCAGTCTGGTGGCGGCGGCCACGCTGCCGGGCGTGTCCGTTGCGCGCTCCCTGCCGGTCGGCCAGTCGCCCTGA